The Arthrobacter sp. D5-1 genome segment AGGCTGGTGGCGCCCTTGGCCGAGGAGCGGATCCTCATGGCCAAGGAGACTGTGGCTTATTACGAGAGCCTGCAGGAATTCCGGATCGCCGAGTCTGACGACGGGGAAGTCATTGGCTGCGGCGCTCTCCATGTGATGTGGGAGGACCTGGCCGAGATCCGCACTCTTGCGGCTGCCGATTCCTGGCGGGGGCGGGGCGTGGGGCACGTCCTGGTGGAGAATCTCCTTGAGGAAGCGCGCGCCCTTGGCGTGAGCCGTGTATTCTGCCTGACGTTCGAAGTGGACTTCTTTAAGCGCCACGGATTTGAAGTCATGGCTGACCAGTCGGCCGTCGATCCCCAGGTGTACTCCGAGCTGCTGCGCTCACATGACGAAGGCGTGGCGGAGTTCCTGGACCTGGCCCGGGTGAAGCCGAACACCTTGGGCAATACCCGCATGATCAAGCAGCTCTAGGCCTGCCAATCCTTACTTCCGCGTCGAGATCCTGAAGAAAAAAGACGCGTCTTTCAAGAGTGCCCGATTATGAGTGATTTAATACTCTTTTCTTATCTAAAATTGATGGATAAACTGATCAAGGCTTGCTGGGGAAGCTTCCACCACATCGGTCAATTGAGAGAAGATCATGCAGTCCCACGCGTCCCTTTCAGATGTTTCAGAACTCCAACTCAGCGTGCGCGGTCCAGTGTTCACGCCTGCCGATCCCGGCTTCGCCGCTGAAGTAGCGGCCTTCAATTTATCCACACAGCACCAGCCCGATCTCGCCTTCGGAGCCCTCGACGCAGAGGATGTCTCGGCGGCGATACGCTGGGCAGCGGAACGCGGCGTGCCCGTGTCTGTCCAGTCAACCGGGCACGGCGCCACGAACGCGATCGAGGGTGGCCTGCTGATCAGCACCCGACGAATGCTCGAGCTCAGTATTGATCCCCTGGAGAAGACAGCCCGCGTGGGTGCGGGCGTCCGCTGGAAGGCCGTGGTGGATCTCGCCGGGACCTTCGGCCTCATGGGGCTCTGCGGTTCAACCACTGATGTAGGCGTGGTGGGTTACACGCTGGGTGGTGGGCTGCCGATCCTGGGCCGCAAATACGGATTCGCTTCCGACCACGTGATTGCGTTTGAAATAGTCACGGCAGACGGAACCCTGCGCAGGGTAACCAAGGACGAGGATTCGGAGTTGTTCTTCCTCCTGCGCGGCGGCAAGGGCAACTTGGGAATCGTCACGGCCATGGAGTTCCACCTCTTCCCCGGCTCGGACCTCTACGCCGGCGGAATCTACTTTGATGGTGAGCAAGCTCCTGAAGTATTGCAGGCGTTCAGGGATTGGGCGCCTGCCCTGCCGGTAGAGGCCTCGGCGTCACTGGCCTTCCTGCGGCTGCCGGACATGGAAATGGTGCCGGAACCTCTGCGCGGAAAGTTCGTGATCCACCTCCGTTATGCCTACCAAGGTGACCTGGCGGCGGCGGCAGAACTCCTGGAGCCGATGCGCCGGAGTGCACCGTTCATGATGGATGCCACCGGCCCCCTTGACGCTACTGCCTTCGACTCCATCCACCAGGACCCGGACCAACCGGTTCCCGTGATGGAACACGGGTTCCTCTTGGACAGGCTGGATGCGCCTGAAACCGAAACACTTCTGCGGCACTTTGGCCCCGGCGTCGAAAGTCCCGTGCTGTTGGCCGAGCTCCGGTTGCTCGGCGGTGCTTTGGCGAAGAGCGCAGACGGCGATGACATTGTGGGTGGCCGCGATGCTGCGTTCAGCTTCTTCATGGGTGCCATTGCCGTCCCGCCGGTGGTTGCGATGTTGCCCGCGGTTTTCAATGCTGTCCATGAGGACCTTCGGCCCGCCGCCAATGCCGGAACCTTCGTGAACCTGCACGGCCACTTTGTGGATGCCGAAGACAGGGAGCGGCCCTGGCGGGCAACTGCATTGGAACGGCTCCGCAAGGCAAAGGCTGAGTTGGACCCGCAAAACATGTTCAGCTTCGGGCATGTAGTGGGGC includes the following:
- a CDS encoding amino-acid N-acetyltransferase, whose amino-acid sequence is MNSTFSLRPARTSDVAAIKRLVAPLAEERILMAKETVAYYESLQEFRIAESDDGEVIGCGALHVMWEDLAEIRTLAAADSWRGRGVGHVLVENLLEEARALGVSRVFCLTFEVDFFKRHGFEVMADQSAVDPQVYSELLRSHDEGVAEFLDLARVKPNTLGNTRMIKQL
- a CDS encoding FAD-binding oxidoreductase, coding for MQSHASLSDVSELQLSVRGPVFTPADPGFAAEVAAFNLSTQHQPDLAFGALDAEDVSAAIRWAAERGVPVSVQSTGHGATNAIEGGLLISTRRMLELSIDPLEKTARVGAGVRWKAVVDLAGTFGLMGLCGSTTDVGVVGYTLGGGLPILGRKYGFASDHVIAFEIVTADGTLRRVTKDEDSELFFLLRGGKGNLGIVTAMEFHLFPGSDLYAGGIYFDGEQAPEVLQAFRDWAPALPVEASASLAFLRLPDMEMVPEPLRGKFVIHLRYAYQGDLAAAAELLEPMRRSAPFMMDATGPLDATAFDSIHQDPDQPVPVMEHGFLLDRLDAPETETLLRHFGPGVESPVLLAELRLLGGALAKSADGDDIVGGRDAAFSFFMGAIAVPPVVAMLPAVFNAVHEDLRPAANAGTFVNLHGHFVDAEDRERPWRATALERLRKAKAELDPQNMFSFGHVVGLPVIDQTVLLEDVVTAGGDAVLNN